Part of the Bacteroidota bacterium genome, CCAACTCCTGAAGTAAATTATGATATCTGCTTTCTGAAATAGATCCGTTTTCCTTACCCAGCTTCATTGCCATCATAGCCAACACAGCTACCTGAGTAGTAAATGCCTTGGTAGATGCTACTCCTATTTCGGGTCCTGCGTGTGTATATGTACCTGCATCAGATTCTCTGGCAATTGTAGAACCAACAACATTACAAATTCCGTAAACAAAAGCTCCTTTCGACTTAGCCATTTTAATAGCAGCTAAAGTGTCGGCTGTTTCTCCTGATTGGGAAACTGCTATAACTATATCTTTTTCGGTGATTATTGGATTGCGATATCTGAATTCTGATCCGTATTCTACTTCTACCGGTATTCTGGCCAAGTCTTCAAATAAGTACTCTCCAACCAAACCTGCATGCCACGAAGTTCCGCAACCAACCATAATGATACGGTTTGCATTTTGAAATTTCTCCAAATTATCACTTATCCCTGAAAGGTAAATATTTCCTTCTTCAGCAAGTAAATGTCCTCTGAGAGTATCGGTAATTGCATTAGGTTGTTCGTAAATCTCTTTGATCATAAAATGATCGAACCCTCCTTTTTCGATCTGCTCGATATCTAACTGCAATTCCTGAATATAATGATCAACTAAGGAATCATCTTTTATACTTCTAACTTTTATATCGCGACCTCTTCTGATTACTGCCATTTCATCATCTTCGAGGTAAACAGCGTTCTTTGTAAATTCTATAAAAGGTGATGCATCGGAGGCAATAAAAAATTCAGAATTATCTTTTCCTATTCCAATAGCCAACGGACTTCCAAGCTTGGCAACTACGATTTCCTCAGGTCTGTTTTTGTCAAAAACTGCAATTGCATAAGCACCCACTACCTGTGTTAAAGCCTTACTTACAGCTTTCCCTAAGGATACGTTTTCTACTTTCTTTACATTTTCAATAAGATTTACAAGTACTTCGGTATCAGTATCACTGTGAAATACAAAACCCCTATCGATCAATGCTTTTTTTATTGAAGCATAATTTTCAATAATTCCGTTGTGAATTAAAACTAAATCACCTGAATTTGAGGTATGAGGATGAGAATTTACATCGTTAGGTTCTCCGTGAGTCGCCCATCTGGTATGACCTAAACCAATAACACCATTTGTGTTAAAGTCTTTAGCTTTTTCTTCCAGATCAACTACTTTTCCCTGTTTTTTTACAAGAGTAATCTCCTCATTGTTATATAGAGTTACTCCTGCACTGTCGTATCCACGATATTCCAATCGCTTCAATCCTTTAATTATAATAGGATAAGCCTGGCGTTCGCCAATATATCCAACAATTCCACACATATAATAATTGTTTTGGGTTCGCTTTAAATAAAATCACAGGGTCTGCACTCCCTATGATTTTAGCGAATTGTTACTATGATTACTCTTCTATTTCACTGTTCTTTTTGCTATACTTAATTTCTAATCTCAAATTTTTCACATCAGGATTATTACCGTCTACTATATTAGAATTTAATTTAACACGAGAAGTACTTTCTGTTCCTGAAACAGATATAAGTCTGATCGGGTAATTATACGGATACACCTGACTATCAACACCTTCAACAGTTTGTTCTGTTTTTCCATTCAATAATTCGTGAATAAGACCCGTTATTCTAAACTTGTAGTATCTGTTATCTCCACCAAACATATATGGATCTTCTCTCATCGATCCGCCAAATGCAAGCTGATCTCTGTACTCGTCAATTATTCTCCAATCTCCTCCGTCAATTGAATCTCTGTTAAATATATACAGTTTATAAGGTACTGAAACTGCAGACTCCTTATTTTCTGTAACTCTAAAAGTTAAAGATGCTTCATTAATAACCCAATTAGAGTCTCTTAAAGCCTGTAATTGTTCTTCGTCCGAGAAAAGCTTTATATTTCCTTCAAGCCCCGACATTCCCTGTAAATATATTGCATCTGACCCTTCTAAGGTATCTCCGGCCAACTGTGCCAATAGAGTAGATCCCGGATCGGTGATTGTTGACCTGTCAAATTCATATTTATTTACTCTTGCATAGTTACTTCCAAAATACAAACTGAATCGTTGCTGAGGTAGAGCTTCCCCTTCATCATCAAGATCTTCATTAGTATAGAATATTTCTATCGAAGTACCACTGAGCAAATTGAATGAAAATATTGCGCCATCAGTACTTGTAGTATTAAAAACCAAACCATTCATATAACTGATAAAGTTTGAATTATTATCTAGTACCGAACTCCCCTGCATATCTATAATCTTAGATTGGAAGTAATCCTTATCCAAATGAGCTCTAAAAGCTGCAGGTAAGGTTGTTACTATAGTAGAATCAACATTTCCTTCATCGTCATACAAATACGATAATAAAGATATTTCATTAAAATTAGCTATAAAATTTTGATCCTCATATAATGGTGAACCTACAGTCGGTAAATCAACATTCGAGTAATAAGTAGTATCGGGATGCATAAATTTATTCATCTCTGAAATCTGAATATGCATAGGCATCAATGCATCACCGTAAACTGAATCTGTAACGTAATTTATAAAGCTTACTATAGAATCATTTCCATCAGAATCTTTTACTGTTTTTGTATCTTCCTTGCCAAGATAAGGCATAGTCAAAATTACAGAATCGATTTTAGGATTTGTTCCAAAATCAGGATTCGTACTACCTAAACCAAGCTGTGCTCCAAAAGAAGATATTGTGGTTCCAAAGACGTTATCCTTATAAGCTCCCAATAAATTAAGAGATGACCTGCTGCTAACTACTTTTTCATTTTGAGAAGTAAAAGCTAACAATTTTGTTCCTCGAAAAATACCGGTTTCAAACTTTTCTCCTTCCAGAAAATCAGATCCGATATCGTTTACATCCTTCTTACATGCAATTGTAATTACAAACAAAATTGAAAAAATAGCCAGTCCTTTGGCTATTTTTATTATTGATTTTTGACTCATTCGCGTATTAAAAAATTATCATAGCAGTTTACTATCTTAATTATTATCGATAATAAACTACATAAGCTATATGGTTAGAACCTATTTAGTTTTCTTCTAAAACTTCGTTATGATAGAAATTATTGTAAGGTTCTGCAAAAACATCTACATCATGGAAAGGTAACACCGGTAAATCAGACTTTTCCATAAAGTCATTTATATCTTCCGATAATACATCGCCTGCTCTAACAATACCATCAGAAAAACTCATAGCCAGTTTAGTAAGATTGTCTAAACTTGGAGTTTCTATTAAGTTTAATCTATCATCAGATATACCGTCAAACTTAATTTTATCTATCAGTTTGCTGTTCAACTCAGCGCTAAAACCATAATTGAAAGCCGATGTAACTATTTTACTGTCTGCAAAAGTAGGATCATCGGAATAAATAGTTTTTACGTACATAGGAAGTAAACTTGCCATCCATCCGCTAACATGAATTACATCGGGTGACCAGTTCAATTTTTTAACAGTCTCCAATACTCCTTTTGCAAAAAATATTGCTCTCTCATCATTATCCTCAAACAATTTACCTTTTTCATCGGCAACAATTGCTTTCCTTTTAAAATATTCTTCGTTATCAATAAAATATACCTGAAGACGCTCTTTTGGAATAGAGGCAACTTTTATTATCAATGGTTGATCCATATCGTTAACCACCAAATTCATCCCTGATAAACGAATAACTTCATGTAATTGATGCCTACGCTCGTTGATAGCTCCATAACGAGGCATGAATATTCTAACTTCATTATTCAATTCATTCATCTTCTTTGGCGCTTCCAAAGACATTGTAGATATTTGATTTTCAGGAAGATAAGGTGTTACTTCTGACGATACGTATAGTATTCTTCTTTTTTTCATATATGAAAAATGAAATTAATTCGTATAATTTAGCACGCAAAAGTACAAAAAGTATCCTATTTATAATAGTATTAGTATTAGCTTTGCCAAATTAAACCAACGTAATATGCATATTTTCAATTCAAAAACAGATATAAATAATTATCTGTTAACCCAAAAAACAAATAAATCATCTATTGGTTTTGTTCCAACCATGGGAGCGTTACATAAGGGTCATATTTCGTTGGTTGAAAATTCAAAAAAAGATAACGACATTACTGTTGTTAGCATTTTTGTAAACCCTACCCAGTTTAACAATCCTGAAGATTTAAAAAAATATCCTGTCAATACCGGTGAGGATCTAAAATTACTGGAAGATTTTAGTGTTGAAGTGGTTTTTCTTCCTAGTGTAGAAGAAATTTACGGAAATGATATATCATCTGAGAAATATGACTTTGGCACCTTAGACAAGGTAATGGAAGGCGAACACAGAAAAGGACATTTTGATGGTGTTGCAACAATAGTTAAATTACTTTTTGATACTGTAATTCCTGATAATGCATACTTTGGAGAAAAAGATTTTCAGCAATTACAGATTATCAGGAAAATGGTAGAAATAAAAAATCTTCCCGTAAATATTGTAGCTTGTCCTATTGTAAGAGAAGATGACGGTTTGGCAATGAGTTCAAGAAATGTACGACTTACTCCTGAACACCGAAAGGATGCTCCTTTCATTTATAAATCATTAAAAAAGGCATCTGATCTTTCAAAAAATAAATCAGTAGATGAAATTTATGAATTTATAAATGAATCATTCGCCAATAATGATTTATTTGATTTGGAATATTTTGAAATAAGAAATGAAAAAACACTCGGTAAAACGTCTGATTTCCAGTTACATAACAATTTCAGAGCGTTCATTGCCGTTTTTGCGCAGAATATCAGATTAATTGATAATATAAAACTATTTTAATTACTTTTGCTCCGACAAAAATACCTTTTTGGTATGATGTAAAGTAAATAAAAGACTTTTAAACGTTTTTTAATTACACCTAAAATAAAACATAACTAAATTTATCTATCTGAAATGAACGTTGAGGTTGTAAAATCTAAAATTCATAGAGTTACTGTTACCGGGGCTGACCTTAATTATATAGGAAGTATCACGATCGATGAAGATTTAATGGATGCTGCTAATATTATTGAAGGTGAGAAAGTTCATATTGTTAATATTAACAATGGTGAAAGACTTGTTACTTACACAATTAGAGGTGAAAGAGGAAGTGGTGAAATAAACCTGAATGGTCCTGCTGCACGTAAAGTTGCAAAAGGCGACATCATTATTATCATATCTTATGCAGGTATGGATTTTGAAGAAGCTAAGAATTTTAAACCATGGTTAGTTTTCCCTAACGAAGAGGACAATAGCCTATAACTTTAGATATTAAATTGTTTCTATTTTAGAAAAACAGTTTAATACA contains:
- the glmS gene encoding glutamine--fructose-6-phosphate transaminase (isomerizing), producing MCGIVGYIGERQAYPIIIKGLKRLEYRGYDSAGVTLYNNEEITLVKKQGKVVDLEEKAKDFNTNGVIGLGHTRWATHGEPNDVNSHPHTSNSGDLVLIHNGIIENYASIKKALIDRGFVFHSDTDTEVLVNLIENVKKVENVSLGKAVSKALTQVVGAYAIAVFDKNRPEEIVVAKLGSPLAIGIGKDNSEFFIASDASPFIEFTKNAVYLEDDEMAVIRRGRDIKVRSIKDDSLVDHYIQELQLDIEQIEKGGFDHFMIKEIYEQPNAITDTLRGHLLAEEGNIYLSGISDNLEKFQNANRIIMVGCGTSWHAGLVGEYLFEDLARIPVEVEYGSEFRYRNPIITEKDIVIAVSQSGETADTLAAIKMAKSKGAFVYGICNVVGSTIARESDAGTYTHAGPEIGVASTKAFTTQVAVLAMMAMKLGKENGSISESRYHNLLQELEMIPAKVEDSLKSDAQIRQIAGVYKDSPNFLYLGRGYNFPSALEGALKLKEISYIHAEGYPAAEMKHGPIALIDEQMPVVVIATKKGHYEKIVSNIQEIKSRKGKIIAIVTEGDEVIKSIADYVIEIPESAEEFSTIMSTIPLQLLSYHIAIMRGCNVDQPRNLAKSVTVE
- a CDS encoding DUF4270 domain-containing protein encodes the protein MSQKSIIKIAKGLAIFSILFVITIACKKDVNDIGSDFLEGEKFETGIFRGTKLLAFTSQNEKVVSSRSSLNLLGAYKDNVFGTTISSFGAQLGLGSTNPDFGTNPKIDSVILTMPYLGKEDTKTVKDSDGNDSIVSFINYVTDSVYGDALMPMHIQISEMNKFMHPDTTYYSNVDLPTVGSPLYEDQNFIANFNEISLLSYLYDDEGNVDSTIVTTLPAAFRAHLDKDYFQSKIIDMQGSSVLDNNSNFISYMNGLVFNTTSTDGAIFSFNLLSGTSIEIFYTNEDLDDEGEALPQQRFSLYFGSNYARVNKYEFDRSTITDPGSTLLAQLAGDTLEGSDAIYLQGMSGLEGNIKLFSDEEQLQALRDSNWVINEASLTFRVTENKESAVSVPYKLYIFNRDSIDGGDWRIIDEYRDQLAFGGSMREDPYMFGGDNRYYKFRITGLIHELLNGKTEQTVEGVDSQVYPYNYPIRLISVSGTESTSRVKLNSNIVDGNNPDVKNLRLEIKYSKKNSEIEE
- a CDS encoding glycogen/starch synthase yields the protein MKKRRILYVSSEVTPYLPENQISTMSLEAPKKMNELNNEVRIFMPRYGAINERRHQLHEVIRLSGMNLVVNDMDQPLIIKVASIPKERLQVYFIDNEEYFKRKAIVADEKGKLFEDNDERAIFFAKGVLETVKKLNWSPDVIHVSGWMASLLPMYVKTIYSDDPTFADSKIVTSAFNYGFSAELNSKLIDKIKFDGISDDRLNLIETPSLDNLTKLAMSFSDGIVRAGDVLSEDINDFMEKSDLPVLPFHDVDVFAEPYNNFYHNEVLEEN
- the panC gene encoding pantoate--beta-alanine ligase; the encoded protein is MHIFNSKTDINNYLLTQKTNKSSIGFVPTMGALHKGHISLVENSKKDNDITVVSIFVNPTQFNNPEDLKKYPVNTGEDLKLLEDFSVEVVFLPSVEEIYGNDISSEKYDFGTLDKVMEGEHRKGHFDGVATIVKLLFDTVIPDNAYFGEKDFQQLQIIRKMVEIKNLPVNIVACPIVREDDGLAMSSRNVRLTPEHRKDAPFIYKSLKKASDLSKNKSVDEIYEFINESFANNDLFDLEYFEIRNEKTLGKTSDFQLHNNFRAFIAVFAQNIRLIDNIKLF
- the panD gene encoding aspartate 1-decarboxylase, translated to MNVEVVKSKIHRVTVTGADLNYIGSITIDEDLMDAANIIEGEKVHIVNINNGERLVTYTIRGERGSGEINLNGPAARKVAKGDIIIIISYAGMDFEEAKNFKPWLVFPNEEDNSL